Genomic DNA from Verrucomicrobiota bacterium:
GTTCACCGAGGACGAGCAGAACTTCGCCCGGCTACTGGCCGGACTATGCGCCGCCGCACGCGAGATGTGCCGGCTGCGCGAGCAGAACGAGCAGCTCACGTACATTGACCCGGTGACGCAGGCGCTCAAGGGCAATGCGTTTTTGCGCGCGCTCCGGCGTGAGCTCGATCGGGCCGCAATGCTCTCGGCGCGTACGGGGATCGGATTGCTCGACCTCGACAACTTCAGGCCATACTGCGAGATCCATGGTCTCAAGGCCGGCCGCCAACTGCTCGCCGACGTGACCGGACTCATCAAGAATCACATCAAGGGCATCGACCTTGTCGGCCGGCTGGGGCTCGACGACCTGATCTTCACCGACTGCAACGTCGGCGACCGCGCCGAGGCCGAGCGGCTTTTTGAGGCGATCCGCCGCGACGTCGAAGCGCTCGGCCGCACCTGCGGCGAGCCGTGTCCGGTGGCGAGTATCGGCGGCGCCATCATCGAACCCGGCGAGGACATCGGCGACTTCACCCCCATCATGCTCCGGCTGCGCCACGCGCTCCACCGCGCCCGCGACAAGGGCGGCAACCAGGTGCTGTTCGTGGAACACTGAGCACACGCGACATGTGTTGCCTTCGATCTTGACCGCTCGCGGGGCAACCCGTAGGGTCGAGAATCTCATCCGCCTGCGTGGACACCAGGATTCCGGCGATGATCGGCATTACGAAACTTGTGTGCGGTACAGGCAGTTGGGGCGATCGCGTGCGCTACGAGGGTGCGCCACAGGACCCGCTCGATCGCCGGCCCGT
This window encodes:
- a CDS encoding sensor domain-containing diguanylate cyclase yields the protein MDDARGNQIESLTRITRAISDGVPFEEALHVVVEEARKALPFDAFAVVLLDEETEHLFIKFARRISDAFVKRYRRAIGTGATARLLFGLQLFVIAEADARTAECAEFKLENDFASLLCAPIVVGGGGIGYLHFERALGNPFTEDEQNFARLLAGLCAAAREMCRLREQNEQLTYIDPVTQALKGNAFLRALRRELDRAAMLSARTGIGLLDLDNFRPYCEIHGLKAGRQLLADVTGLIKNHIKGIDLVGRLGLDDLIFTDCNVGDRAEAERLFEAIRRDVEALGRTCGEPCPVASIGGAIIEPGEDIGDFTPIMLRLRHALHRARDKGGNQVLFVEH